The nucleotide sequence GGGTCTTGAGCTGTTCCTTCCAGCCGAGCATCTTGGCTTGGGCCCCGAATTTTTCGGCGGCGGCCTTGTTGCCTTTGCCGACCCAGATGCGGGACAGCGTCGTGTTGATGAACAAATCATCGGGCCGCAGGGCGTGCGCCTTTTCGGCGGCAACGAGCGCTCCGTCGAGCATCTGCAGGTTGAGATGGATTTCCGCACTGGCGTGCCACGCGGCGAACGATTCGGGCGCGGCGGCGGTGGCCTCGTTAATTTTGGCGATGGCGGCGTCTTCGTCGCCCATCGTGTAATCAAAGGTGGCCTCTTCGATGAGATTTTGCAGGTCCGCTTCGGTCATGTTGTCGAACCGTGGGGGCGTTGCGCCCAAAAGAAAAGACCGGCCACGCGGGCCGGTCTCGAAATTTCCGCGCAAGGGGCGAACCGATTGATTAAGCGCCGGGTGCCCCACCCACGACGGCGATGCTCAGCTCGACCTCGTTGGCGACTTTGTCCTCCATCTGACCGGGCTTGATGCCGTAGTCGGAGCGCAGGATCGAAAAATCGCCCCGCACGACGAGCAGGTCGCCGCCCATATCGGGCTTATTGATGCGCTTGCCGAAGGCGCCGGCGAGGTGGGTGATCTTTACCGGAATCGAAACTTCCTGGGTGACGCCCTTGAGGGTGAACTTGCCCACGGCATTGCCGGTGGTGGTATTGCCCGAGGTTTTGGCCATTTTGAGGCCGTCGATGACGAAGACGATTTCCGGATGACCGGTGGCATCGATCCAACCGTCACTGAGCAAGTGCTCGCGCATGGTGTTGTTGGTGACGGTAAGTGAAGGCGCGGCCACGACGATGGTGCCGGAGGTGGCGGCGGGTTTCGCCGGGTCGAACATGACGGTGCCGGAGATGCCGTTGGCAGTGCCGGAAATCGGCTCAAGCAGGGAGTCGAGGTGGAAGGAGATGGCGTTGACGCCTTTGGGGTCCTTGAAGTCGAACGAGACGGGAGCGGCGAAGCTCGATCCGGCTACGGCCAATGCAAGCAGTGAAGCGGTGAGGATTTTTTTCATCGGTGGGTGATTATGCTGGTTGGGAACGAACTAGAAAACTGAGACCAAAAAGCACGGCGGCTGCGGCGATGCCGCCAGCCAAATACTCGAGCCCGGGAACGAAGTGTTCCTCGTAGGTGGTGTATTCGATTTCCGTGATTTCGTCGACCAAGGTGACGGGAACTTTGTCCATGCTCCATCCCGGGTGCGCGCCTTTGGCGGCCCAAAAAGCGATCGTGGCGATCGCCAGGGCTGCGGCGCAAAATCGTAGGATCGGTCGAAGGCGGGGCATGGTCAGAGAGTAGCGAGGAGGGATTGGGCGCATTTGCAAATGATGACGCCGCTTTCCGATCACCACCGGGAGTCAAATAATCAGCATGGCATCACCGTAGCTGAAAAAACGATACTCTTCCGCAATCGCCTCATGGTAGATCTCCTTGATCCAATCGATGCCATCGGTCTTTCCCGGGGTCAGCAGAGCGGAAACGAGACAGAGGAGGGTGGAGCGCGGTTGGTGGAAGTTGGTGACCAGAGCGTCCACCCCGGCGAATGAGCGGGGCGGGTAGATGAAAATATCGGCTTCGCCGAGGAAGGGATGATCCAGTGGCGTGGTGTGTTGACTGCAAAAATGCTCCAACGCTCGCACCGATGTGGTGCCCACGGCCACCCGACGTTTGTCGCCCTGCAGCACGTGGTTTTGGGTCAAAGGGGGAATCTCGTAAATCTCCCGGTGAATGTCGTGATCAGTGATGAGATCGGTCGTGACCGGCCGAAACGTGCCCAGCCCAACATGCAGGGTGACCTCCGCGGTGACGACGCCTTGGGTTTGGAGTTGGGTGAAAATTTCCGGGGTAAAGTGCAACCCGGCGGTCGGTGCCGCGACCGCGACCTGGCGTTGACGATCGGCGTAGACGGTCTGGTAGCGCTCGAGATCATCGGCGGAGCGTTGATCCTCATCAGAGCGACCGATGTAAGGAGGAAGCGGCATGCGCCCGCAACGATTGGCCATGGCGGCGACGGATTCCGTGGCATTTGTCGGCGTGAATTGCACCAGCGCCACGCCGTCGTCGGCCTTCCGTATCACGGTGGCATGGAACGCGTCGGCCCGCGAAAAGGTGGCCCCCACGGGCAGACGTTTCCCCGGCCGCAGGAGGCACCACCATGACTCGCCCGCGGCCTGCTCCACCTCGGCGCGGAGAAGGAAGCACTCGACCTTGCCACCTGTCGGACGCACGGCCGACAAGCGGGCGGGCAACACGGCCGCGTTGTTGCGAATCAGCACGTCGCTTGGCCCCAGAAAGTGGGGCAGGTCACGAAACTGCCGATGCGTGACCTGTTGGGTTTTGCGATCGACGACCAACAGCCGTGAAGCGTCTCGCTGCGCGGAGGGAGCCTGCGCGATGAGGTGCTCAGGTAGGTCGTAGTCGAAAAGTTCAGTAGCTAACGCGGTCACAGGTAAAAAGGGCGAACTGGGTTGAAGGCCCGCACGTTCCCGCCGTCAACCCTCGGCCGTCGCACCTCGCGCATCCTGCCCGCCGCCGCCGAGTCCCTCGACTACGTCGAATGGGGCAACCTCTGGCACCGCACCGACTTCAACGGTCACACCACCACCTTTGGCTACGACAGTCTCAACCGACTCAAAACCAAGACGGCCGATGCCACGCATCCGTCGCTGACCTACGCCCATGCCATTGCTCGCTTCGAATATGACTACGATGCCAACGGTGCGCGCGTGGCCGTCCGCACCCACAGCGACCTCTCCACGATCAATCTGAGTTACGACGCCGACGGCATCCGCCGCCAAGAGACGATCATCAACAGCGTGGGAACTGTCGAGCGCACGACCTCCTACCTCGTCAACCCCTTCCGCATACGCGGTAGAACGGACGCTTACCCTATGGATCACATGATGCAGTTCGTTAATTTGGCGGCCGCCGACCGCTTCACCGTCTCGCCGTTGTGCGAAAATTTCGATATCAGTCGTAAGAGCGGCCACAAGTGGTTGAGTCGTTATGCCGCCCGAGGAGCCGACGGGCTGCGCGATCTATCGCGGCGGGGCGAGGCTGTTCCCATCAGACCACCGAGGAGGTGGTGGCTCTGATCATCAAGCTGCGGAAGAAGCGACCGAGCTGGGGTCCAAAAAAGATTCAGGACATTCTTGTGTGTAACCATTGCCTGGAGGCGAAAGGGATCTATATTTATTCCGTGTGGTGGTGGTTAAGAATCGCACAGAGGAATGCTTCGCGCGCGGCTGACTGGAAGTCCGGATTGGTATAGGCGACGGACCGCAAGCATTAAGTATTGACTCTTTATGGCAGGGGAGCGGCGGGGTCGGCTTGTTCGGCTTCGAGCACGCCGAGTTTTTTGATGCGACCGGAGTTCACCTGCCGGGCGAACCAGAAGGCGACCCAGGTGGAGAGGCAGCCGCATCCCACGAGGTAGAGGAAGCCACTTTCGTAGTCGTAGGTGCCGACGGCGGCTTCGCCCGAGAAGTGAGAAGCGCCGGTGACCCAGAGTCCGATGCCGTTGTTAACGAAGATGCTGGCCACTCCGCGGGTGATGCCGATGCCGGCCGAGACGGTGCCGAGGCGATGGCGGGGCACGAAATCGAACATCATCGAGACCGTGCAAACGACGCCGATGCTGCCGATACCGGTATGGATCAGCCAGTAGGTGAGAATCGCTCCGAACGGCGGTGACGCGTCGTCGCCCACGCGCAACTTCAGGTAGACGAAAAAGACGAGGTGGCAGGCGGTGACACCGGCAGCCAAAATCTTGTAAAGCACGAGGCGGTCGAGGCGATCGGAGATCCAGCCGCCGAGGGGCAGACAGATGAGGAGCACGAAGGGTGAACCCAGGGCGATGATGTTCCCGTAGGTCTGTTTGGACAGCCCCCATTCCTCGGTGAACAGCAAGGGCGTGAGACTGCCAAAACCGATCCAGAAAATCATCTGCGACACCGCGACGGCGTAGATGGGGCGCCATTGCGGCTCGCCGAAAACGTTGCGCACGAAGTCGCGCCCCAGCGTCCAGACGCGTGCGACGGTGAGAGGCGGCGACTTGGGGGGCAGGACCGCGGGTGGCGTTTCTTTGATACCGAAACCCACAAAGGCCATGGTGCCGAGGGCGATGACGGTGCCCGTCCAGAAGACGGCCTTGTCGCCGGTGACCGTGCCGAGAAACGGCAGATGGTAGACCTCGTCCCAGCGACCGATGAGCACGGCAAAGAAGAGCACCTTCAAGGCCTCGCGCACGAAGGTCATGGTGGCCTGCGACCGACCGCGTTGTTTGGGTGGAACAACCTCGTTGATCAGCGACTCGGCCGGGTTGTCGACATCGCGCAGCATCTCGTAAAAGAACAGCGCGGTGATCAACAGCCACAGGGTGCTGATCTGAGGCAAAATGATGCAGCCGATGGCGATGGTGCCCCAGCCCACGAGCAAAAATGGTTTGCGTCGGCCCCAGCGGGTCCAGACGCGATCGCTGGAGTAGTTGCAGGTCGCGCCGACGAAAATATTGAACAGCAGGTTGAAGCTGCCCACGGCGGTGATGAGCGCCGGAACGTTGGTGAATTCGCTCAGCTTGAACGTGATCGCGACCTGCGAAATTTGTTCGAAGTAGAGTTTCGCCGCCCACGGGCCGGAGAGCAGGAAAACCCAGATCCAGGGCGCGTGTTTTTGACCCGTGCGGATGGGCCAGAGGTTTGGTTTCATGGCGCTTCCACTTCCTCCCAAGCGAGGGGCGCGAGATAGATGCCCCGGGGGTCGTCGTTAAGCCATTGGTAGGCGAGCAAGTAGTCGCGGCCCTCATGCGTGACGATCTCCGGAGCGAGGAACTTGATGGGCGTTTCGGGGGCGAGGCTGGCGACGGGTGGGCCTTCCCACTTGAGCGGGTCCTTTGAGCGAAAGACGTATAGTTGCTCGAACCGATAGTAGTAGTCCTGACGTTTGATCACGAACGGGCTCTCCGCGTAGACGAAGGTGTAGCCTTTGGCGGGAGGCGTGATCGGGGGAATCTCGGTGGCCGCGTCACTCCAGGGTCCGGTAAGGTGAGGGGCGGTGCGGGCGCGAATGGTGTGGTCGCGCGTGGCGGGGTTGATCCCGGGTTCGGGCGAAGTGTAGTAGGCAATCCAACGGCCCGACGCCTGCCGGTCGTCGAGGATGCAAACATCGCGGCCCATCGGGAAGACGGCGGTGAGGCCGTGGGGCGTCCATTCGAGGCCATCGGGGCTGGTGAGCAGATGCGCGCCGTTGCTGTTGTAGAACAGGTGATGCGTGCCGTTTTCGACCACGTGAAACGGCGCCTGCAGGTGGCCTTCGCGATGGTCCCAGTCGGCGTGGGAGGAGAGAAAAATACCCTTCGGTTGCCAGCCTTCGCGCGTTAGGCTCGGGCTTGACCAGCGATAGAGCAGGCGGGAGTTGCCGGGGTGGCTCGTATGGCGAATGCAGGAGATGAGATGCCAGGAACCGTCGTCGGCTTGGAAGGCGGTGAAATCCACCGGTTCGGCGCGGGGAGTGGCCCATTTTTCGAGTGGAGGTTTGCCGACAAGTTTCAGCCACGGTCCGTCGAGTCGAGGAACGAGAGGCTCGGCGAGGGATGCGGATACGAGTGTGACCGCGAACGCGAGAGGCGCAAGGAGGCGGGGAAGGGGCATGGGGAGGGGCAGACGGCGGCGGAGGCCAGGAAGGGGGGAGTTGACAGGGCCGTAGCGGGGGGCACCAACCGTGCAAGGGTCATCCTGTTGAAACGGATGCAGCACGTCCAGGGGCGACCGCGATGGCACGGCGGGAGGTTTTCGCATCAACGAAAATTAAAGCGGGGGAAGGTGGCGGGAACGCGGGCGTTTTTCATCAAGTTGTCGAGCCGGGAGGCGATGGCGGGATGGTCGGCGGCGATGTCGGCGGTTTCTCCCGGGTCGTGAGCGAGGTCGTAGAGCTCCACGGGGGAATCCGGGGCGGCATCGACGTTGTAGCGCACCACTTTCCAGTCGCCCTGGCGCAGCGCCATGCGGCCGCCTTGGTCATGGAATTCCCAGTAGAGGAGATCGTGTTCGACCTGGGATTTGTCATGGGTGAGTTCCGGCACGAGAGAGATTCCATCGATGTTGGTTGGCGGGGTGACGCCGGCGAGTTCGCAGAACGTGGGCAACAAATCCCACTGCGCGGAAATGTGGTCGGAGGTATGCGCGGCGGGGATTTTCCCGGGCCAGTGAGCGATCAAGGGCACACGAATGCCGCCTTCGTAGAGATCGCGTTTGTAGCCACGCAACGGACCGTTTGAGTCAAAATAGTCCGGGTCGTGCCCACCTTCGAGATGGGGACCGTTGTCGGAGGAAAACAGAATGAGAGTATTGTCGCTCAAGCCCAAGGCGTCGAGTTTGGCGACGATCTCACCGACGTGCCGATCGAGCATGGTGACCATGGCGGCAAACGTGGCGCGAGGTTCGGGTTGGGAACCGTAGGGACCTTGGCGGAATCGGGGACCGGAATCGGTGCCGACGAAAGGCGTCTCGGGCTCGAATTGGCCGCGGAACGGGGTGAGGTCGGTCGCCGTCGCCGCCATTTCGGCATGCGGCGCGACATGAGCGTAGAATAGGAAGAAAGGCTGTCCCGGCGCGGCGGCGGCATCATCGATGAAGTTCAGCGCTTTTTCCTGAATCAGCGCGGGCGCGTAGGTGCCAGTCGCTCGGTCAAAGTTGCGCCAGAGCATGACGCGCTGATCATCGTCCCAGAGAAAATAAGGGTAGTAGTGGTGAGCCTGACGCTGGCAGTTGTAGCCGAAAAAGCGGTCGAACCCTTGATCGATGGGTTCGCTGCCGGAGCCCGGCGCTCCGAGTCCCCACTTGCCGAAAAGACCTGTGCGGTAGCCCTGGTGTTGGAGCAGTTCGGCGAGGGTGGTGGTCGCGGGAGGCAAGGGATGCTGGCCCTCGGGTTGCACCTCGGAATTCCCGCGAATGGCGGTGTGCCCGGTATGTTGACCAGTCATCAGGGCCGAGCGGGAGGGCGCGCAAACCGTGGATCCGGCGTAGTGTTGCGTAAACCGCATCCCGCGAGCGGCGAGCTGGTCAAGGTGAGGCGTGGCGAACTTTTTTTGTCCGTAGCAACCCAGGTCGCCGTAACCCAGGTCATCGGCCAGGATGTAGATGATGTTGGGCCGATCGGCGACGGCGGCGGCGGCGCTCGCGATGAGCGCACAAAAGCATAACAAGCGATTCAGCATGACGGGGTAGGGAGGGGCGCGGTCCACTCTGCGGGAACGGGATCAACATTCAAGTGGTCGACGTTGCGACTTTATGCATCCCGTTGAAGCGGGATTCAACTGGATGATTTTATCGAAGGTTGAGGCTCGGTCCCAGGACCTGAGGAATCGTGGAACCTCACCCCTGTTTGTATGAATTTACCCCGAATTTCAGCGCATGTCCGCGTGGCCTGCGCACTTTTCACCTGGCCCATGTTGGCTTTCATCGCCGCCGCCGAACCTCAGATTGTTTTTGCGGATGATTTTGGAGCGGCCTCGCGTGGTGGCGTCGGTCGGAACATCATCGACCAACCTCCGCCGACCGGTCTCGGTTACGCGACCAATGTGCACGAAGGTCATGCCTTGCGAAAGTGGATCATCGCCGATGTCGAACCGGCGGGTCCCCGGCGCTCGTTCTGGACAATC is from Synoicihabitans lomoniglobus and encodes:
- a CDS encoding YceI family protein, encoding MKKILTASLLALAVAGSSFAAPVSFDFKDPKGVNAISFHLDSLLEPISGTANGISGTVMFDPAKPAATSGTIVVAAPSLTVTNNTMREHLLSDGWIDATGHPEIVFVIDGLKMAKTSGNTTTGNAVGKFTLKGVTQEVSIPVKITHLAGAFGKRINKPDMGGDLLVVRGDFSILRSDYGIKPGQMEDKVANEVELSIAVVGGAPGA
- a CDS encoding tetratricopeptide repeat protein, with protein sequence MTEADLQNLIEEATFDYTMGDEDAAIAKINEATAAAPESFAAWHASAEIHLNLQMLDGALVAAEKAHALRPDDLFINTTLSRIWVGKGNKAAAEKFGAQAKMLGWKEQLKTPPGESDEVS
- a CDS encoding arylsulfatase; its protein translation is MLNRLLCFCALIASAAAAVADRPNIIYILADDLGYGDLGCYGQKKFATPHLDQLAARGMRFTQHYAGSTVCAPSRSALMTGQHTGHTAIRGNSEVQPEGQHPLPPATTTLAELLQHQGYRTGLFGKWGLGAPGSGSEPIDQGFDRFFGYNCQRQAHHYYPYFLWDDDQRVMLWRNFDRATGTYAPALIQEKALNFIDDAAAAPGQPFFLFYAHVAPHAEMAATATDLTPFRGQFEPETPFVGTDSGPRFRQGPYGSQPEPRATFAAMVTMLDRHVGEIVAKLDALGLSDNTLILFSSDNGPHLEGGHDPDYFDSNGPLRGYKRDLYEGGIRVPLIAHWPGKIPAAHTSDHISAQWDLLPTFCELAGVTPPTNIDGISLVPELTHDKSQVEHDLLYWEFHDQGGRMALRQGDWKVVRYNVDAAPDSPVELYDLAHDPGETADIAADHPAIASRLDNLMKNARVPATFPRFNFR
- a CDS encoding helix-turn-helix domain-containing protein, whose protein sequence is MKARTFPPSTLGRRTSRILPAAAESLDYVEWGNLWHRTDFNGHTTTFGYDSLNRLKTKTADATHPSLTYAHAIARFEYDYDANGARVAVRTHSDLSTINLSYDADGIRRQETIINSVGTVERTTSYLVNPFRIRGRTDAYPMDHMMQFVNLAAADRFTVSPLCENFDISRKSGHKWLSRYAARGADGLRDLSRRGEAVPIRPPRRWWL
- a CDS encoding MFS transporter — encoded protein: MKPNLWPIRTGQKHAPWIWVFLLSGPWAAKLYFEQISQVAITFKLSEFTNVPALITAVGSFNLLFNIFVGATCNYSSDRVWTRWGRRKPFLLVGWGTIAIGCIILPQISTLWLLITALFFYEMLRDVDNPAESLINEVVPPKQRGRSQATMTFVREALKVLFFAVLIGRWDEVYHLPFLGTVTGDKAVFWTGTVIALGTMAFVGFGIKETPPAVLPPKSPPLTVARVWTLGRDFVRNVFGEPQWRPIYAVAVSQMIFWIGFGSLTPLLFTEEWGLSKQTYGNIIALGSPFVLLICLPLGGWISDRLDRLVLYKILAAGVTACHLVFFVYLKLRVGDDASPPFGAILTYWLIHTGIGSIGVVCTVSMMFDFVPRHRLGTVSAGIGITRGVASIFVNNGIGLWVTGASHFSGEAAVGTYDYESGFLYLVGCGCLSTWVAFWFARQVNSGRIKKLGVLEAEQADPAAPLP
- the queA gene encoding tRNA preQ1(34) S-adenosylmethionine ribosyltransferase-isomerase QueA, which produces MTALATELFDYDLPEHLIAQAPSAQRDASRLLVVDRKTQQVTHRQFRDLPHFLGPSDVLIRNNAAVLPARLSAVRPTGGKVECFLLRAEVEQAAGESWWCLLRPGKRLPVGATFSRADAFHATVIRKADDGVALVQFTPTNATESVAAMANRCGRMPLPPYIGRSDEDQRSADDLERYQTVYADRQRQVAVAAPTAGLHFTPEIFTQLQTQGVVTAEVTLHVGLGTFRPVTTDLITDHDIHREIYEIPPLTQNHVLQGDKRRVAVGTTSVRALEHFCSQHTTPLDHPFLGEADIFIYPPRSFAGVDALVTNFHQPRSTLLCLVSALLTPGKTDGIDWIKEIYHEAIAEEYRFFSYGDAMLII